The DNA sequence TTACATCAGAGGCCTTCTCAATTATCCTGGACTTCCTTTATTCAGGGAAGTTGGATCTTTGTGGGGAAAACGTGATTGAAGTTATGTCTGCAGCCAGTTACCTGCAGATGACTGATGTTGTCAACTTCTGCAAGACATACATCAGGtcatcactggacatctgcaggAAAATAGAGAGAGAAGCTGCCTTTTATCAGGCTGACAGTGGGAGCTCTAGTTCTGCTCGAGAGGGCACGTCATATGGGGCAAAGAGCCAGTGCTCGGCGTCGGTTTCATCTCTGCAGGAGAAAGAGAGGGTTCCAGATTGCCAGCGAGACCCTCCCTGCGGGGAATGTTGCAGCTGCCACCCCATTCAGCTTGTAGTGCGGGACCCTGtaagcagtgactctccagatgaCACAAATTCTTCACTGCCCAAAGTGGTAGAACCCAAAGTAGAGTTTGATGCAGACGAAGTGGAAGTAGAAGTTGGCGAGCGACTACAGCAGTACCCAGCACCGCTGACGATTGAGCAGATAGAGGAAGGGCTCCATAGTGGCCAGGCCATGGACCTGGCATGCAACAACTATCACATGAAGCAGTTTTTAGAAGCTCTGCTGCGCAACAGTGCAGCCCAGAGGAAGGACGATGTGGTCCATCATTTTGTCCGTGGGTTTGAGGGTAGGCCAGAGGATGCAGGAGTGCCCATGAGTTCCGTGGTGGACATTCACAATGACTGGTATGGAGAGGATGCAGGTGAGATCAGATCTCATGAGGCTGGATGAGATTCCTCTGTTGCAGTGGATAGCTTTCTGGAGGAAACTGTAGATAGTTGGTTATACCTGCAAGGGGGAGTGGCGGAGACACAGCAAAGAATAAACATACATCCTGTTTTGATGACTTGTAACATTGCCTTGGCAGTGCACAGTACCAAGAGTTCACTTTCATTAGGGCCAACCAGAATGTCACAAAATCATGAGCAATTTCTTCAGAATGGGCTGGATATTGGgcaaaaagggtggggtggggtgggcaaggggctgcaggagagaaaaggaggggggtaCAATATACAAGCCTACAAATCTACAGCATGTAACAGTCTTAAACTCGAGAGCAGAAGTCTGTTAACCAGACTGAATTAGCTGAGACTGTGCTTGGTGCAAAACAGATTTCGGGTGGTACTGAGGGCTGTTGGAAAAAAGAAGCAATTACTATTTGtccctttatatatattttaaaagcctcAAACAGTTCCCTGGGTCTGTCTCCAGCACCAAATGGAATGCAGGGGTCTTTTGTAAGCAGGTTAAGAATTCCATTGTGGTCCAAAGATGGAGAATAATTTTAGATGGTACACTAAACAGTAATTCAAAGCCAAATTAGGTGGCATCACTTCATGGTTTGAGGGCATATAtagcctgctgcccccccccaatgtccaaGCTTCAGGTCGTAAAATAccttttttctttcagtttgAAGAGTTCTCTCCTGGAAGGTTAATAGAGTAATCCTATTCGAGTTTACTGCAAAGTAAGTCCCATAGAATTAATTGCAGCAGGAAATTGCTGGACTGCAGACATTTGGTAGAAATAAGCAGCGTTTATAACAAGCTTGAAATATCAAGGCTTGGGTAAGCAGGCACAAACATCCTtatgaataaaaaacaaattttGTAGCATTTATTTTCTGCTGTTGATGTGCAGAAAAAAATGGTTTGCAGTAGTATGTTGAGGCTGGGCAGGCTGgtaaaaaaatcatgaaaaagaaatgtttgtagACTCAGGCTTGACCCATGCAGACAGTTGAGCAATAAGAATCTCCCTGCGAGTAGACAGTCAGAACATCGGGAAGAAATATTCCAGGCCTGCCAGCTATCACTTTGTGCTAGTTTTATATTTGTAGGGAGTTGCATTTAGAAATGTTTTACCGCCTGTAGCCTGAAGTAGTACAACCTGCAGGGGTAGTCTAGGTATCAGCCTTGCAAGGGAAGTTTGGCCTTAATTTCTGCCAGAATGAGATCGCCGACTATACTGCATTGCTTCAGGTGTGTGAAGTATGAATGCAGCTTGGTGCAAGTAGAAAGCTAGCATAACAGGTAACAAGCAGGACCAGAACCTTTCCTCCTGatatttttgttttctatttgcaGATTTTTATGTGTGCATTTTTCCAGGACAAGAGCTGCTATGTTTCTGTGTGGAATTTGgatgcatttcccccaaagaaagcaattttttttgcagggagattaCATTTCCTTAGTTTCTTCTTGACCCAGCaccatccagctgttttggactacaaccccctggctgaggttgatgggagttgtagtccagaacatctgaaggcCGCCAGGTTGGAGGAAGGCTGCACTAAGGGAATTCCCACCACACCCTGGTG is a window from the Lacerta agilis isolate rLacAgi1 chromosome 8, rLacAgi1.pri, whole genome shotgun sequence genome containing:
- the ZBTB8B gene encoding zinc finger and BTB domain-containing protein 8B, which codes for MEMQSYYTKLLGELNEQRKRDFFCDCSIIVEGRIFKAHKNILFANSGYFRALLIHYIQDSGRHSTASLDIVTSEAFSIILDFLYSGKLDLCGENVIEVMSAASYLQMTDVVNFCKTYIRSSLDICRKIEREAAFYQADSGSSSSAREGTSYGAKSQCSASVSSLQEKERVPDCQRDPPCGECCSCHPIQLVVRDPVSSDSPDDTNSSLPKVVEPKVEFDADEVEVEVGERLQQYPAPLTIEQIEEGLHSGQAMDLACNNYHMKQFLEALLRNSAAQRKDDVVHHFVRGFEGRPEDAGVPMSSVVDIHNDWYGEDAGDVLVVPIKLHKCPFCPYTAKQKGILKRHIRSHTGERPYPCEICGKRFTRQEHLRSHALSVHRSNKPIICKGCRRTFTSSLSQGLRRFGLCDSCTCVTTTHEDSMPINLSLMEPSSEGQEKSDPDNDWPIYVESGDENDPPEDDDPDPDPDDKQDLHREALM